In Mycteria americana isolate JAX WOST 10 ecotype Jacksonville Zoo and Gardens chromosome 5, USCA_MyAme_1.0, whole genome shotgun sequence, one DNA window encodes the following:
- the WEE1 gene encoding wee1-like protein kinase: protein MSFLSLQQAAPPRRVSARRAAAPIRQKLLFLSGHSDCEEEEEDEEEEGGSSGNSTGGDSAFQEADSPLSAARTPARGDPPLLEEEEEMEPAAAPLPDEGDSWEEEGFGSSPVKSPGAYFMAGSPSPPPPYKGRRYCGRSPPHPAASGYRVRSEEPSSPLPDYPGTPPHKTFRKLRLFDTPHTPKSLLSKAQGIGSSSVKLRGGSLFMNVGKSEKQEEDIRQTPHVNINPFTPDSLFLHNSEGKCRRRKRTHWNDSCGEDMEASDGEPEDETIRPAKRITITESNMKSRYATEFHELEKIGSGEFGSVFKCVKRLDGCIYAIKRSKKPLAGSVDEQNALREVYAHAVLGQHSHVVRYYSAWAEDDHMLIQNEYCNGGSLADAISENYRNMRYFTEPELKDLLLQVARGLKYIHSMSLVHMDIKPSNIFISRTSVPSTTAEEGDDDDWTSNRVIFKIGDLGHVTRVSSPQVEEGDSRFLANEVLQENYTHLPKADIFALALTVVCAAGAEPLPTNGDQWHEIRQGKLPRIPQVLSQELLDLLKVMINPDPEKRPSAVALVKHSVLLSAAKKSAEQLRIELNAEKFKNSLLQKELKKAQMAKAAAEERALFTDRMTTRSTTQNRPSRLIGKKMNRSVSLTIY from the exons ATGAGCTTTCTGAGCTTGCAGCAggcggcgccgccgcggcgggtctcggcccggcgggcggccgccccgATCCGGCAGAAGCTGCTGTTCCTGAGCGGCCACAGCgactgcgaggaggaggaggaggacgaggaggaggaaggcggcagCAGCGGCAACAGCACCGGCGGGGACTCGGCCTTCCAGGAGGCGGACTCGCCGCTCTCGGCAGCTCGCACCCCGGCGCGGGGCGACCCGCccctgctggaagaggaggaggagatggagccagCGGCGGCGCCGCTGCCGGACGAGGGGGACTcgtgggaggaggagggattcGGCTCCTCTCCGGTGAAGTCGCCCGGAGCCTATTTCATGGCCGGCtcgccctcgccgccgcccccttATAAGGGCCGCCGCTACTGCGGGCGCTCCCCGCCGCACCCGGCAGCTAGCGGTTACCGGGTGCGGAGCGAGGAGCCCAGCTCGCCGCTGCCCGACTACCCTGGCACCCCGCCTCACAAGACCTTCCGCAAGCTGCGCCTCTTCGACACGCCGCACACCCCCAAG agTTTGCTTTCTAAAGCACAAGGAATAGGCTCCAGCTCAGTCAAACTTCGAGGGGGCTCTCTATTTATGAATGTTGGGAAATCGGAGAAGCAAGAAGAAGATATTAGACAAACACCTCATGTGAACATTAATCCCTTCACTCCCGATTCCCTGTTCCTTCACAACTCTGAAGGAAAATGTCGTAGGAGGAAGAGAACGCACTGGAATGA CTCTTGTGGAGAGGACATGGAAGCAAGTGATGGAGAGCCTGAAGATGAAACTATCAGACCTGCTAAG AGGATAACAATAACGGAAAGTAATATGAAGTCACGGTATGCAACTGAATTTCATGAGTTGGAGAAGATTGGATCTGGTGAATTCGGTTCTGTGTTTAAATGTGTGAAGAGGCTTGACGGCTGTATTTATGCAATAAAGCGATCCAAGAAACCCTTAGCTGGCTCAGTGGATGA GCAAAATGCTTTAAGAGAGGTCTATGCACATGCAGTTCTGGGACAGCATTCTCATGTAGTGAGATACTACTCTGCATGGGCGGAAGATGATCATATGCTTATACAGAATGAATATTGCAATG GTGGCAGTTTAGCAGATGCCATAAGTGAAAATTACAGGAATATGCGTTATTTTACTGAACCAGAACTGAAGGACCTGCTACTTCAGGTGGCTCGAGGCTTAAAGTACATTCATTCAATGTCACTGGTACACATGGATATCAAACCTA GTAATATTTTCATATCTAGGACATCAGTCCCGAGTACAACTGCAGAAGAAGGTGATGATGATGACTGGACGTCTAATAGAGTCATATTTAAAATAG gtgACCTTGGTCATGTAACTCGAGTATCTAGTCCACAAGTGGAGGAAGGTGATAGCCGTTTTCTTGCAAATGAAGTCCTACAAGAG aactACACTCATTTGccaaaagcagatatttttgctcttgctctgactgttgtctgtgctgctggggctgaaCCACTTCCAACTAATGGGGACCAATGGCATGAAATTCGACAAGGAAAACTACCTAGAATACCACAAGTGCTTTCTCAAGAATTACTAGACTTACTGAAA GTTATGATTAATCCTGATCCAGAGAAAAGGCCTTCAGCTGTGGCACTAGTCAAGCATTCAgtgcttctctctgctgcaaaAAAGAGCGCAGAGCAGCTCCGGATAGAACTGAATGCTGAAAAATTCAAAAACTCGCTTTTGCAGAA